From Treponema rectale, one genomic window encodes:
- a CDS encoding argininosuccinate synthase, whose protein sequence is MATKKTEAAAKPAKAEKTVKAAKKAKKDKVVLAYSGGLDTTVIIPWLKENYDYDVIAVCIDVGQGDDWKSIKKRALKTGASACYVVDARQEYIEEYIWPALKANAVYEDEYLLGTSTARPLIGKILVEYARQEKAVAICHGATGKGNDQVRFELAIKAFAPDLKVIAAWRDDKWNMDSREAEIKYLEDRGLEVPMKKDQSYSRDENIWHLSHEGLELEKTENEPNYKHMLKNTVVPEEAKEGGEYVKIEFDKGIPVAVNGKKMNGLQIMTELNKIGGRNGVGLVDICENRCVGMKSRGVYETPGGAILYAAHRMMEHICLDRDTYHYKQQLSIKVAELIYDGKWFTTLFDSCMAFVDKTEETVTGWVQLKLYKGSIRGAGSHSPYSLYNESIASFTTGELYNHKDAEGFITLFGLPLKVRAMMEQSTGTGQAVVKSKKLKKRPTE, encoded by the coding sequence ATGGCAACGAAAAAGACTGAGGCTGCTGCAAAACCTGCTAAGGCAGAAAAGACTGTAAAGGCAGCAAAAAAAGCAAAGAAAGACAAGGTAGTCCTTGCTTATTCCGGTGGACTTGATACTACGGTAATTATTCCATGGCTCAAGGAAAATTATGATTACGATGTTATTGCTGTCTGCATTGATGTAGGACAGGGTGATGACTGGAAGTCAATTAAAAAGCGTGCCCTCAAGACAGGTGCATCTGCCTGCTATGTAGTAGATGCCCGTCAGGAATATATTGAAGAATACATATGGCCAGCCCTTAAGGCAAATGCTGTTTATGAAGATGAATATCTTCTTGGTACTTCAACAGCAAGACCTCTTATCGGAAAAATTCTCGTTGAATATGCACGCCAGGAAAAGGCTGTTGCAATCTGTCATGGAGCAACAGGAAAAGGAAATGACCAGGTTCGTTTTGAACTTGCAATTAAAGCTTTTGCACCTGACCTTAAGGTTATTGCAGCATGGCGTGATGATAAATGGAACATGGACAGCCGTGAAGCAGAAATAAAGTATCTTGAAGACCGCGGACTTGAAGTTCCTATGAAGAAAGACCAGTCTTATTCCCGTGACGAAAATATATGGCACTTAAGCCATGAAGGTCTTGAACTTGAAAAGACTGAAAATGAACCGAATTATAAACATATGCTCAAGAATACCGTTGTTCCTGAAGAAGCAAAGGAAGGCGGAGAGTATGTAAAGATTGAATTTGATAAGGGTATTCCTGTTGCCGTAAACGGTAAGAAAATGAACGGTCTTCAGATTATGACTGAACTCAACAAGATCGGCGGCCGCAATGGAGTAGGACTTGTTGATATCTGTGAAAACCGCTGTGTAGGAATGAAGAGCCGCGGTGTATACGAAACACCGGGTGGAGCAATCCTTTATGCTGCACACAGAATGATGGAGCATATCTGTCTTGACCGTGATACATATCATTATAAGCAGCAGCTTTCCATCAAAGTTGCAGAACTTATTTACGACGGTAAATGGTTTACAACCCTTTTTGACAGCTGTATGGCATTTGTAGACAAGACTGAAGAAACTGTAACAGGATGGGTTCAGCTTAAGCTTTATAAGGGTTCTATCCGCGGTGCAGGAAGTCATTCTCCTTACAGCCTCTATAATGAATCAATTGCAAGCTTTACGACTGGAGAACTTTACAACCACAAAGACGCAGAAGGCTTCATAACCCTCTTCGGACTCCCGTTGAAAGTAAGAGCCATGATGGAGCAGTCCACAGGCACTGGACAGGCAGTAGTAAAATCTAAGAAATTAAAGAAGAGACCTACTGAGTAA
- the malQ gene encoding 4-alpha-glucanotransferase — MTKKNARSSGILLHITSLPSKEGIGTLGKNAFSFCDWLKKSGQSLWQVLPLGPTGYGDSPYASFSTFAGNPLLIDIADLVRRGWAKKADTAVPDYIKPSGKIDYGAVVWWKLPVLYKCAAFFLTSAQDEDKKLFETFKKKNRYWLDDFALYTSIKKHYDAEASEKKVEGAASRWNEFWPRELARHDESALNEWTAGHREELEQIKVIQFFFFSQWNSLKKYAGENGIRIIGDIPIFVAADSADLWANKKFFQINQKTLALKAQAGVPPDYFSSTGQLWGNPLYDWKSLREDGYSWWVKRIEHMMKLTDIVRIDHFRGFEAYWKVGAGEKTAVNGKWMKGPGKELFDVIKKKCPRAEIIAEDLGLITKKVARLRDDCGFPGMKILQFAFNDQPWTEESAENLYLPENFETDNCVVYTGTHDNNTTVGALKENPPLYRQNIASYLGLDPSLSEEQICSALIECAMKSRARYCIIPLQDVLNVSSDGRMNVPSASGGNWAWKLDELPDLSAAKRLAALVKEYDRINSL, encoded by the coding sequence ATGACAAAGAAAAATGCACGCTCTTCAGGAATCCTCCTTCACATAACAAGCCTTCCGTCAAAAGAAGGTATCGGTACGCTGGGAAAAAATGCCTTTTCATTCTGTGACTGGTTAAAAAAATCAGGACAGTCTCTCTGGCAGGTACTTCCTTTAGGACCTACCGGTTACGGCGATTCTCCTTATGCAAGTTTTTCTACCTTTGCCGGAAATCCCCTTTTAATAGATATTGCAGATCTTGTCAGACGGGGCTGGGCAAAAAAGGCAGATACGGCGGTTCCTGATTATATAAAACCTTCAGGAAAAATTGATTATGGTGCCGTGGTGTGGTGGAAACTGCCTGTCCTCTATAAATGTGCAGCTTTTTTTCTTACTTCCGCACAAGATGAAGATAAAAAACTTTTTGAAACTTTCAAAAAGAAAAACCGTTACTGGCTTGATGATTTTGCTCTGTATACATCAATAAAAAAACATTATGACGCTGAAGCTTCAGAAAAAAAAGTCGAAGGTGCAGCTTCCCGATGGAATGAATTCTGGCCGAGAGAACTGGCCCGTCATGATGAAAGTGCCTTAAATGAATGGACTGCAGGGCATCGTGAAGAACTTGAACAGATAAAAGTCATTCAGTTCTTTTTCTTTTCACAGTGGAATTCCCTTAAAAAATATGCCGGGGAGAATGGAATAAGAATAATAGGAGACATTCCTATTTTTGTTGCCGCTGACAGTGCTGATTTATGGGCAAATAAAAAGTTTTTTCAGATAAATCAGAAAACTCTGGCATTGAAAGCTCAGGCCGGCGTTCCTCCTGATTATTTTTCTTCTACGGGACAGTTATGGGGTAATCCTCTTTATGACTGGAAATCTCTCAGGGAAGACGGATATTCCTGGTGGGTAAAGCGCATTGAGCATATGATGAAACTTACGGATATTGTCCGCATTGATCATTTCCGTGGATTTGAAGCTTACTGGAAAGTCGGAGCAGGAGAAAAAACTGCAGTAAACGGAAAATGGATGAAGGGGCCTGGAAAGGAGCTTTTTGACGTTATAAAAAAGAAGTGCCCCCGTGCAGAAATTATTGCAGAAGATCTTGGCCTCATTACAAAAAAAGTTGCAAGGTTAAGGGATGACTGCGGATTTCCGGGAATGAAAATCCTTCAGTTTGCATTTAATGACCAGCCCTGGACGGAAGAAAGTGCAGAAAATCTGTATCTCCCTGAAAATTTTGAAACAGATAACTGCGTTGTTTATACTGGAACCCATGATAATAATACGACTGTCGGAGCTTTGAAGGAAAATCCTCCCCTGTACAGACAGAATATTGCTTCATATCTGGGATTGGATCCTTCTCTTTCTGAGGAACAGATATGTTCTGCCCTGATAGAATGCGCGATGAAATCCCGTGCCAGATACTGTATAATTCCCTTGCAGGATGTGCTGAATGTTTCTTCGGATGGAAGAATGAATGTTCCTTCAGCTTCAGGCGGCAACTGGGCGTGGAAACTTGATGAATTACCTGATCTTTCTGCTGCAAAAAGACTGGCTGCCCTTGTTAAGGAATATGACAGGATTAATTCTTTATAA